A genomic segment from Pseudomonas mendocina encodes:
- a CDS encoding RNA methyltransferase has translation MQLSELNHRLAALGAKPQHIGRITRAWLQGKALDTGTKHQKTENFLPLTVREGLPAISASLEQLARVSTEHPGADGSSRLLVELADRQMVESVLLPRDGLCISSQVGCAVGCTFCMTGKSGLLRQLSSAEMVAQVVLGRRRRAVKKVVFMGMGEPAHNLDNVLEAIDLLGTEGGIGHRNLVFSTVGDPRVFERLPRQRVRPALALSLHTTDAELRQRLLPRAPRIDPEQLMELGEAYARAIDYPIQYQWTLLKGINDSQQEMDNILRLFKGKFAVLNLIPYNSLEADEYRRPEGERIVEMVRYLHSRGVLTKVRNSAGQDVDGGCGQLRARAVDVINTSRLHRNRR, from the coding sequence CTGGATACTGGCACCAAGCACCAGAAGACCGAGAATTTTCTGCCGCTTACGGTACGTGAGGGATTGCCAGCCATTTCTGCCAGTCTCGAGCAACTGGCCCGGGTCAGCACCGAACACCCGGGCGCGGATGGTTCATCGCGCTTGCTGGTGGAGCTGGCCGACCGGCAGATGGTCGAAAGCGTGCTGTTGCCACGTGACGGCTTGTGCATTTCCAGCCAGGTCGGTTGCGCCGTGGGTTGCACCTTTTGCATGACCGGCAAGAGTGGCCTGCTGCGCCAGCTCAGCAGTGCCGAGATGGTCGCCCAGGTGGTGTTGGGTCGTCGCCGCCGCGCAGTGAAGAAAGTGGTATTCATGGGCATGGGCGAGCCCGCCCATAACCTCGACAACGTGCTGGAGGCCATCGACCTGCTCGGCACCGAGGGCGGCATTGGCCACCGCAACCTGGTCTTCTCCACGGTTGGCGATCCCCGTGTCTTCGAACGCCTGCCCAGGCAGCGCGTACGCCCCGCCCTGGCCCTGTCGCTGCACACCACCGACGCCGAGCTGCGCCAGCGCCTGCTGCCCAGAGCGCCGCGCATCGATCCGGAGCAACTGATGGAACTGGGCGAAGCCTATGCCCGTGCCATCGACTACCCGATCCAGTACCAGTGGACACTGCTAAAAGGCATCAACGACAGCCAGCAGGAAATGGACAACATCCTGCGCCTGTTCAAGGGCAAGTTCGCCGTGCTCAACCTGATCCCCTACAACAGCCTGGAAGCCGACGAATACCGACGCCCCGAGGGTGAGCGCATCGTCGAGATGGTGCGCTACCTGCATAGCCGCGGCGTGCTGACCAAGGTGCGTAATTCCGCCGGCCAGGACGTGGACGGTGGCTGCGGACAGTTGCGGGCGCGGGCGGTGGACGTGATCAACACGAGTCGTCTCCACAGAAATCGCCGCTGA
- a CDS encoding methyl-accepting chemotaxis protein: protein MKIAHQVGLAAATVLFLTTSLLSLLQVTQVRDTLRSQIESSISESSNALARQIENWLNAKLRLMDTMSQTIDSHYGPEETQRVFDLPLLKDEFILVFGALEATGQTLKNSADWNPAADYDGRKRPWYDLGKGADRAVLTEPYVDSTTGEILISAVAKISDAGRFLGVFGGDIRLQSVADAVNTLDFNGAGYAFLLSRSGNIISHPNSDYNGKSYSELFGGQSPALGKELREVEADGKTLLISFTPLPNLRGMDWYIGVVLDESVVMAETNRLTWLAVVGTVVGVAISLVVLGLLMNSLLKPLGLLSSSLREINSGEGDLTRRLAISSNDEVGELSQEFNRFLQTLQTLIGDVMSSSHHVRESTALTSNESEQAARRLQEQLQEVDQLATAMQEMASTAEEVARNAQAAAQAAVAANEETENGVRVVSQSSSAIRHLADEMDGTSHAINELAKLSHNIESILQVITSIAEQTNLLALNAAIEAARAGESGRGFAVVADEVRSLASRTQQATQEIRQMIDQLQGGVRQAENRMQQSRDTASRTAEEASAANDMLGRIREAITRINDMNLQIATAAEEQSATTEEINRNTTNIRDISHELAGGAEQQVRQCASMVEQVGQQDRLLGRFKV from the coding sequence ATGAAAATCGCCCACCAGGTCGGTTTAGCCGCCGCTACCGTGCTTTTTCTCACCACCAGCCTGCTATCGCTGCTGCAGGTTACCCAAGTGCGCGATACCCTGCGCAGCCAGATCGAATCCAGCATCTCCGAGTCAAGCAATGCCCTCGCTCGACAGATCGAAAACTGGCTGAACGCCAAACTGCGGCTCATGGACACCATGTCGCAAACCATCGACAGCCATTACGGCCCGGAAGAAACCCAGCGCGTCTTCGATCTCCCGCTGCTCAAGGATGAATTCATCCTCGTCTTCGGCGCACTGGAGGCAACCGGCCAAACCCTCAAGAACAGTGCCGACTGGAACCCAGCGGCGGACTATGACGGTCGCAAGCGCCCATGGTACGACCTGGGCAAGGGCGCTGACCGGGCGGTGCTGACCGAACCCTATGTCGACTCCACTACCGGCGAAATCCTGATCTCGGCAGTCGCCAAGATCAGCGATGCAGGCCGGTTCCTCGGTGTGTTCGGCGGCGACATCCGCCTGCAATCGGTAGCTGATGCGGTCAATACCCTGGACTTCAATGGCGCCGGTTACGCCTTTCTGCTCAGCCGCTCAGGCAACATCATCTCCCACCCAAACTCCGACTATAACGGCAAATCCTACAGCGAACTCTTCGGCGGCCAGAGCCCGGCCCTGGGCAAGGAGCTGCGCGAGGTCGAGGCCGACGGCAAGACCCTGCTGATTTCCTTCACCCCGCTGCCCAATCTTCGCGGCATGGACTGGTACATCGGCGTGGTGCTGGACGAGAGCGTGGTGATGGCCGAGACCAATCGCCTGACCTGGCTGGCGGTTGTCGGCACCGTGGTCGGCGTCGCCATCAGCCTGGTGGTGCTGGGCTTGCTGATGAACAGCCTGCTCAAGCCGTTGGGCCTGCTCAGCAGCTCGTTGCGCGAAATCAACAGCGGCGAAGGCGACCTGACCCGTCGCCTGGCGATCAGCAGCAACGACGAGGTGGGCGAGCTTTCGCAGGAGTTCAACCGTTTCCTGCAGACATTGCAGACACTGATCGGCGACGTGATGAGCAGCTCGCACCATGTCCGCGAAAGCACTGCGCTTACCTCGAACGAATCGGAACAGGCCGCCCGCCGCCTGCAAGAGCAGTTGCAGGAGGTTGATCAACTGGCCACTGCCATGCAGGAAATGGCCTCCACCGCCGAGGAAGTGGCGCGTAATGCCCAGGCCGCGGCCCAGGCTGCTGTCGCCGCCAACGAGGAAACCGAGAACGGCGTGCGTGTGGTGTCGCAATCGAGTTCGGCGATTCGTCACCTGGCGGACGAGATGGACGGCACCAGTCATGCGATCAACGAACTGGCCAAGCTCAGCCACAACATCGAGTCGATCCTGCAGGTCATCACCAGCATCGCCGAGCAGACCAACCTGCTGGCACTGAACGCAGCCATCGAAGCCGCTCGCGCAGGCGAATCCGGCCGGGGCTTCGCCGTGGTAGCCGACGAGGTCCGCTCGCTGGCTTCGCGCACCCAGCAGGCCACGCAGGAAATCCGCCAGATGATCGACCAGTTGCAGGGCGGCGTACGCCAGGCGGAAAACCGCATGCAGCAAAGCCGCGATACGGCGAGCAGGACCGCCGAAGAGGCCAGCGCGGCCAACGACATGCTTGGCCGTATTCGTGAGGCCATCACCCGCATCAACGACATGAACCTGCAGATCGCCACCGCGGCTGAAGAACAGAGCGCCACCACTGAGGAGATCAACCGCAACACCACCAACATCCGCGACATCAGCCATGAACTGGCCGGCGGCGCCGAACAGCAGGTTCGCCAGTGCGCCTCGATGGTGGAGCAAGTCGGCCAACAGGATCGCCTGCTGGGCCGTTTCAAGGTTTGA